The window ACATCCGCACCCGGACGGCGTCGCCACCCAGGGCCAGCCCGAGCCGGAGGTCCAGGCGACGGGCCCGGCGGGCCACGGCGACGTCCTCGACGACCTCGGCCCGGACCGCCGCGAACCCGCCGAGCCGACGGTATCCGGAGCGCGAGAACGCCAGCAGCGCACCCTGTGCCGTGGCGGCCGAGCGCGCGGCCGGCACCGGCACCGCGAGCAGCGGGAACGGCAGGAAGCACAGCACGACGTCGGTGATCAGCGGCGCGAGCAGCCGCTCCGACCAGCCACCCACGAGCTGCCGGGGGAAGACGGAGAAGACGTCGGCGCCCTGCCGGGACATCTCCGCGACGACGGCGGGCACCGCGCCGGGGGCGAGCCGGACGTCGGCGTCGCAGTACACCAGCAGCTCGGCGTCGGTGGCGTCCGCGAGCTGGGCACAGGCCCAGGTCTTGCCCGCCCACCCTGCCGGCCGGGGCGCCCCGGTGACGACCCGCACCGACACCGACCCGGGAAGTGTTCCGGCGGAACGCATCCCGTCCACGGTGCGCTCGATGAGGGCCGCGGTGCCGTCGGTGGAGCCGTCGTCGAGGAAAACGATCTCGGACGCACCCGCGGCGAGCAGCCCGGGCAGTGTGTCCGGCAGCCGGGAGGCCTCGTCCCGCACCGGCACCAGCAGCGCCGCTCCCGGTGCCCGGTCGCCGGGGCGCGTCCGCACCGTCGGGAACAGCGCCAGATTGGCGGCCAGGGTGGCGGTCTTGAGCCCGAGGAAGCCCAGGACGGCGGTGGACGCCAGCCGCGACACCCGCCCCGGCGACCGCCGGGTCACCGGCCGCCCCGCAGCGCGGCGAACCGCTCGTTCCAGCTGCGGACGCCGGTCACCGCGGCCCGGAAGCCGGGGAGGGCCTGCATCGGGTCGGCCGCGGCCAGCGCGGCGTCGAGGCCGGCGACGCCGTCGGCGAGGGCCCGCCCCAGGTCGTCGTCCGGGGTCAGCGGGGCCGACACCCGGAGGTAGCCCTCCGGCGCCTGCTGGCCGCGGAGCAGCACCCGGGTCGCCACCGCGCGCAGCGACGCACCGGAGCGGTCGGCGAGCCAACGGGCGCCGGGACGGACCGGCCCGACCGGGCCGGCCGGCCGCAGCTCGCCCTCGGGGAACACGACCAGCACCAGCCCGTCACGCAGCATCTCCACCGCGGTGCGGAGCTGGTCGGTGCCGACCGCACCGACGGACTCGAACAACGACTGTCGGCCGACGTTGCCGGCCTCCATCAGGACCCCGACGTCCCGGCGGCCCGCGGCCCGCAGCGCCGCGGCGGCGACGAAGAAGTCCCACCAGCTGTGGTGGTTGGCCGCCCACACGCACGGCCCGGTCGGCAGTTCGCCCGCCACCCACACCCCGCGCAGGTTGCGCCGCACCAACTGGTCGATGCCACCGCGGAGGGCGCCCTCGGCGCCCACCCGGACGGAGCCGGCCACCCGGCCGCGCAGCTGCGACGCCGCCCGGGGCACCGGGGTCATCCGGCCGCCGATCCGTGGCCGTCGAGCCCGGCGAGCAGGGCGACGTCCTCCGACGAGGTGCGGGGCGCCAGCAGCTCGACCCGGGCGGCGACCTTGGCTTCCAGCTGGGCGTCCACGTAGGACAGCGGCAGGGCGGCCAACGCGCGTGCGGCCTCCTGCGCGGCCGGGAAGGCCGCCGTCGGCGCCGTGGTGGTGACCGACATCATCGCCTTGGCGGCCCGCCGGGCGAACGAGCGGGCGAGTTCGGCCGTGCGTTCGGCGCCGCCGGCGGCCAGCACCAGAGCGCGTGCGTGGTCGGCGCCGGCGCCGTCCAGTCCGGGGCGGAGCAGGTCCAGCAGCTCCGCGGACCGGGTCCCGTCGGCGATCGCGTAGACCGTGGGCATGGTCACGGTGCCGGCGACGAAGTCGGCGCCGCAGGGCTTGCCGAGCAGCGCGGGCTCCGACGCCACGTCCAGGACGTCGTCGACGAGCTGCAGCGCGACGCCGAAATCGGAGCCGTAGGCCCCCAGGGCCCGGACCTGGACCTCGGTGAGCCCTGCCCGGCGGCCACCGATGCGGCAGGCGGCGCGCAACAGCGCCCCGGTCTTGAGCTGGGCGACGCGCAGGACGTCCAGCGGGCGGGCCGCCGGGTCGAAGGCGAGTGCGGCCTCCAGTTCCTCCCCGCTGCACATGTCGGCCAGCGCGTCCGCGAGGTCCTCGGCGTCGTCGGGACCGGAACGGGCGATCAACCGCCAGCTCTGGGCGATCAGCGCGTCACCGGCGATGACCGCGGTGAGCAGACCCTCGGCGCGGTGCACCGCGGCCACCCCGCGCCGGGTGTCCGAGCCGTCCAGCAGGTCGTCGTGCAGCAGCGTCGCGCTGTGCAGCAGCTCCACCGCGGCCGCCGCGGACAGCGTCGCCACCCGCTGCGCCGGGTCGGCGTCCAGGCCGCCCGGGCCGTCGCCGGCGCCCAGTGCGGCGCACCGCAGCAACAGCTCGGGGCGCAGCCGCTTCCCGCCGGCCGCGACGATGCGCCGGCTGCCGCTCCGGCCCGGCTCGCTGAGCCGGTCGAGGGCGGCCTGCAGCAGATCCTCGACGGCGTCGACGACGTCGGTCGGGACGGTCATCGGGGATCGATCGGGAGCGGAGTGGGCCGGGAGACCGCGAGCGGGGCGTGGATGGGGACGGTCCTTCCGGTGGAGCGGGTCGGGCGGGCACCGTCCGGACGTCGGGTGCCGGGGTGGGACCACCATGATCCCATCGAACCGGCGGGTGGTGATCCTCCCGCCCGGCCGGTCCCCGGTGCGTCCCGCGGCCGCGGCGCGTCGACCGGCGACGGCAGCGCCGTCACCGCCGCCGTCACCGCCGCTGCCGCCGCCGCGTCCCTGGTCCGGATGGTCCCCATACGCTCCTCGCCCCTGCGCCGCCGGAGCGACGATGTGTCGCCCGCCCGGGTCGGTTCGTCACCGGCGGTCACCGTCGCGCGCCCGATCTGTCCGGGCATACTCGTCGGGTGGCCGGAACGGATGCACCCCGACCGGACGCAGCTCCGGGCACCTCACCGGCGGCCGTCGTCCGCGGCCTCGCCGGGGCCTGCCATCCGGCACCGACCGTCGCGGTCACCACGTTGACCACCGCACTGGCCGTGGGTGCCGGCACGGGGGCCGGCACGGTGGTGCTCATCCTGCTCGCGGTGCTCGCCGGGCAGTTGTCGATCGGCTGGAGCAACGACTGGCTCGACGCGGCCCGTGACCGCGAGGTGGCCAGGACCGACAAGCCCGTCGCGGCCGGGACGATCCCGGTCGGCGTCGTCCGGACCGCCGCGCTGGCCGCCCTGGTCGCGGCGGTGCTGCTGTCGGCCCCTCTGGGCGGTCCGGCCGCCGCGGTGCACCTGCTGGCCGTGGTCGGCAGCGGCTGGCTCTACAACCTCGGTCTCAAGCGGATCTGGGCGTCGTGGGTGCCCTACGTCGTGTGTTTCGGGCTGCTGCCGGCGGTGGTGACCCTGTCGACGCCCGGCCGGCTGTGGCCGCCGGGCTGGGCGATGGCCGCGGGTGCGCTGCTGGGCTTCGGGGCCCACCTGGCCAACGTGCTGCCCGACCTCGACGACGACGCCGCCACCGGGGTGCGCGGCTTCCCGCACCGGCTGGGCCGGACCCGGACCGCGGTGCTGGCGCCGGTCGCGCTCGGAGCTGCGACGGTGTGCGTGGTCTTCGGACCGCCGGGCGCCCCCGGTGTCCTCGGCGTGGTGGTGCTGGTGTCGGCGGTCGGGACAGCGGTCGCCGCCGCGATGCTCGCGCTCACCCGCCCGGGCGGGCGGGCGCCGTTCCTGCTCACCCTCGCCGTCGCGGCGCTGGACGTGGTGGTCCTCGTCGCATCGGGGACCCGGCTCACCTGACCGGATCCGACCGGCCGGGTCCGCACCGGTCGGTCAACCGCGCGCCAGCTGACCGACGGCGGCACGGAACACCGGTGGCAGGGCGGCCGCCGCGGGCACGATCGCCCGGGCCAGCGACGGCCGACGGCGGGTCCACAGCAGGCTCCCGGTGATCCACCGGTAGCGCCGGGACGCCCGCCGCCAGGTCCGCTCGTAGGTGGCCGGCCGGTCCGCGACGACCGCGTCGACCAGGGCCGCCGCACATCCCAGGGAGACCGCGATGCCCTCACCGGTCAGCGCGTCGACGTAGCCGGCCGCGTCCCCGACGAGCAGCACCCGCCCGGCCACCCGCGCCCGCACGCGTTGCCGCAGCGGACCCGCCCCGCGCGTGGCGGTCACCGCGTCGTCGGGCAGCCGCTCACGCAACGCGGGGAACGCGCGCAACGACTCCTCGAACCCCGCCGAGCGCCCACCCAGCAGCGCGACGCCGACGAGGTCGGGACCGACCGGGGTCACGTAGGCCTCGGAGTCCGCCGCCCAGTGCACGTCGACCAGATCGGTCCACGGGGCGACCGCGTAGTGCCGCCGCAATCCGTACCGCCGCGGTCCGGTGTCCGGCAGGTCCAGACCCAGAGCCGCCCGCACCGGTGAGTGCAGGCCGTCCGCGGCGGCCAGGTAGCGGGCGGTGAGGCCGCCGGCGCCGACCCGGTCGCCGTCCTGTTCGACGGCGCCGATGCGGCCCTGGTGCAGCGTGACGCCGGCCGCCACGGCGGCCTCCCGCAGTGCCTCGTGCAGCACCGTCCGGCGGACCCCGCGGCCGGCGGCGGCGGGGAACGCCGCGACCGCCTGCCGGGACCCGTCGGTGTAGCGGATACCGCGGATCGGGTGGCCGGCCGGTCGCACACCCAGACCCGCGAGGGCGGCCAGCGCACCGGGCATCAGCCCCTCGCCGCAGGCCTTGTCGACCGGCCCCGGCCGGGGCTCCACGACCACCACCTCCAGGCCCGCCCGCGCGGCGAACAACGCGGTGCCCAGGCCCGCCGGTCCGCCCCCGGCGACCAGCAGGTCGATCATCGCGAGGGCGCGGGGGCGGCCGGGAGCAGGGCGAGCGCCCGGTCCTCGGCCCTGATGCGCACCGTGAGCAGGGCGGCGTTCAAGACGGTGAAGACCAGCGCGGTGATCCACGCGGTGCCCACCAGCGGCAGCGCCACCCCTTCCAGGACGACGGCGACGTAGTTGGGATGGCGCAGGAAGCGGTAGGGACCGCCACCGACCAGTGGCAGGCCCGGCACGATGATGATCCGGGTGTTCCAGCGCCGGCCGAGCGTGCCGATGCACCACCAGCGCAGCGCCTGGGAAGCCACCACGATGGCGAGCATCGGCCAGCCGAGCCAGGGGACGAACGGCCGGTCGGCCAGCCACACCTCGGCGAGCGCACCGAACAGCAGCGCGGTGTGCAGCACCACCATGGCCGGGAAGTGACCGAGCCCGTACTCGCGGCCACCCTGCGCCATGCTCCAGGCGGCGTTGCGCGTGGACAGCACCAACTCGGCGACGCGCTCCACCCCGACGAGCAGGACGAGCACCGTGAACCAGCCCGCGGCGCTCACGAACCGGCTCCCGGCGGCGTGCGTGCGGCGGTGGTCACCATTCGAGCAGCACCAGCTCGGAGCAGAACCCCGGTCCCATCGCCATCAGCACGGCCGGCTGCCCGTCGCCGGGCGGGCGGGCCGCCAGTGTCTCGGAGAGCACGTGCAGCACCGACGCCGACGACAGGTTGCCGATCTCGGCCAGCGACCGCCAGCTGACCGCCAGGGCGTCGTCGGGCAGTCCGAGGGTGCTCTCGACCGCCTGCATGACCTTCGGGCCGCCGGGGTGCGCGACCCAGGTGCCGATGTCGTCGACGGCGAGTCCGTGCCGGCCCAGGAAACCGCGGACGTCGTCACCCAGGTACTGCTCGACCAGCGTCGGCACCTCGGACCCGAGCACGATCTTGAACCCCTCCGCACCGATGTCCCAGCCCATCGCGCGTTCGGTGTCCGGGTACAGGTGGCTGACCGAGTCGACCACCCGCGGGGCGGTCCAGGTGACCCCGGCCGGTGGCCGGCGGTCGCGCCCGACCGCCACCACGGCCGCGGCGCCGTCCCCGAACAGACCGCTGGCGACGAGATTGGCCGTCGAGGCGTCGTGACGCTGCAGGGTCAGCGAGCACAGCTCGACGGCCATCAGCACGGCGACCTGGTCCGGATGTCCCTCGAGGTAGTCGTGCAGCCGCGCGATGCCGGCCGCCCCGGCCAGGCAGCCCAGCCCCAGCATCGGCACCCGCTTGACGTCGGCGCGCATGCCCAGCGCCGACGCCACCCGGGCGTCCAGCGACGGCACGGCCACACCGGTCACGGTGGTGGAGATGATGAGGTCGACGTCCGACGGGTCCAGCCCGGCGGCCTTGAGGGCACCGTCGACGGCCTGCGCGCCGAGCTCGACCCCGACCCGGATGAACGCGTCGTTGGACGCGCCGAAGTCGTCGAGTCGGCGGTAGTCGTCGAGTTCGAGCGCGAGGTGCCGCCGCCCCACCCGGGCACTGCCGTGCAGGCGGCGCACCAGTTCCCGGCGTCCGTCCGGCGGCAGGCACACCTCGGCGAACACCTCGGTGATCGCGTCCTGGGGGTAGCTGTTGAGCGGCAGAACCGGGTTGACCGCCACGATCCTCGTCATGCGGACCAATGTACGGAGCGGTCGGGCCGCGCCGGGCGGCGCCCGCCGGCGCCCGGGCGGGGGCCGCGGCGAACCGGTACCTCCCGGGCCCGCCGTCGGTGGACGCCGGATCACCGCCCGCTGCCCGGCCCGGCGCCGGCGGTCTGTCCGGGGGGAGCGGCGGACCCGGCGCCCGACACGCGGTGCAACCGCTTGCGACAGGCCGCTCCCCCGGTCGCCCGGACGGCAGATACGGCTCGTGACCGTGCGTCGTCGCTGTCACCGTGTGTCAACACTGAGCGGCCCATTCAGGTGGACTTGTGAACGCTCTGTCATTTTTTGCGTCGTTCCCGATAGATTCGACGCGTGCCATTCCCGTCATCCGTCCCGTCGCCGGCCGCTCTCGCGGCCGGTGATCTCGCCTGTCTGTCGACGGACGCCGTGGTCGGCAGCTTCGTCGAACCCGGCGGCCACACCGTCGTGATCGCCGAGCCCGGCGCCCGTCCTGATCTGTGGGCCGCCTACCTGCACGGCGCACGGGAGAGCTACCGCCAGCACGGCGTCGAGTCCGCCCTGGAGTTCGAGCAGATCCGCGACGGCCGGTCCACGGCGCTGTTCGCGGTGGCCGTCGACGACACCGGCCGGGTCGTCGCCGGCCTGCGCGTGCAACCGCGGCTGGCCCGGCTCGAGAAGGCCACCGTGCTGCGCGAGTGGGCGGGCCGCCCCGGCACCGCCGAGATCCGCGCCGGACTCGCCCTGCGGCTGTCGTCCGGGGTGGTCGAGGTCCGGGCCGTGTGGGTCGCCCGGGACGTGGCGCACCGCGGGCCGCTGACCGCGACCGTGGCGCGCCTGTTCGTGCACGCGATGGACCTGCTGCAGGTCCGGTTCGCGGTGTGCACCGCCGCCGCGCACGCGGTCACCCGCTGGCAGACCAGCGGCGGCGTGGTCGCCGCCGACGTCCCCGCCGTCGCCTACCCCGACGAGCGGTACCGCACGATGGTCCTCTGGTGGGACCGCACCCGGGTCGCCGAGCTGGTGTCGGCCGACCAGTACGACGCGCTGACCCGCGAGTCCGACCTGCTGGCCGGCCGGCTGCCGGTCGTCCCCGTCCTGTCGTCGGTGGCCTGATGAGCCGCCGCCCGCTGTTCGCCCGCCGGCCGGCCCCGGCCGGCACCGACGCCCACCGGGCCGTCGTGCTGGACGCCGCCGACCCCTCCGACGCCACCGAGCTGCGCCGGCTGCGTCGCCGGCGTGACGTCACCGTCGTCGACCAGCGCGCGGGCCTGGCGGCCGAGCTGACTGAGGTCCGACCCCCGGTCGCCGACACCACCGGCGGCAGCACCTGGGCCTGGTATCCGTGGCGCCGGACGCTGGTCGCGGTGCCGCCGGAGTCGGTGTTCCACCTGCTGCGGCTGGACCGCAACCGCAACAAGATCACCGTCGCCGAGCAGAACCGCTTCCGTGAGCTGCGCATCGGCGTCGTCGGCCTCAGCGTCGGTCACGCCATCGCCTACACCCTGGCCCAGGAAGGTCTGTGCGGTGGGCTGCGGCTGGCGGACCTGGACAGCATCGAGCTGTCCAACCTGAACCGGATCCCGGCGTCGCTGTGCGACCTGGGCACGAACAAGGCCGTCGCCGTCGCCCGCCGGGTGGCCGAGCTGGACCCCTACCTGGACACCCAGGTGTACCTGGACGGCCTGACCGAGGAGTGCATGGACGAGTTCTTCGACGGCCTGGACCTGGTCATCGAGGAGTGCGACTCGCTCGACATGAAGTTCCGGATCCGCGAGGAGGCCCGCCGGCGCGGCGTCCCGGTGCTGATGGAGACCTCCGACCGCGGGCTGTTCGACGTCGAGCGGTTCGACCTGGATCCGCAGCGTCCGCTGTTCCACGGCCTGCTCGGAGAGGTCTCCGCCGACACCCTGCGGGGTCTGTCCACCGAGGACAAGGCGCCGCACGTGATGCGCATCCTGCAGACCGGTGACCTCTCGGCCCGGATGGCCGCCTCCATGGTCGAGATCGACCGGACCGTCTCCACCTGGCCGCAGCTGGCCGGTGACGTGCAGCTGGGCGGAGCGACCGTCGCCGCCGCGGTGCGCCGCTTCGGCCGCGGCCAGCACCTGCCGTCCGGCCGCGTCCGGGTCGACCTGGACCGCACGCTGGCCGCCCTGGACACCTCCGACTGCGCCGTGCCGCGGGCGACGGCGCCGGACGTGGACGCCCGGGCGGCCGACGCCGCGGTCGACCTGACCGCCGTCGATCCCGGCCCCGCCGACGCGGTCGTGCACGCGGTGCGGCTCGCCCCGTCGGGCGGCAACATCCAGCCCTGGACGCTCACCCCCACCCCCGACGGCGGGGTGGACATCCACCTGGACCCGGCCCGGACGTCGGCGCTGGACGTGGCGTTCCGCGGCAGCTACGTCGCCATCGGCGCCGCCGCGTTCAACGCCACCGTCGCCGCGGCCCGGCACGGCCGCAAGGCCACCGTCACCGCCTTCCCCGCCGGCCCCGCCAGCGGCCCGGTGGTCAGCGTGGCGCTGTCCCCCGGCACCGACCCGGAGCTCGCCGCGCTGTACCCGGCGATGGTGCGGCGCATCACCGACCGGGCGTACGGCCGGGTGCGGCCGCTCGAGCCGGCGGTAGCCGCCGCGCTGCAGGCTCCCGTGGCCGCCGTCGGCGCCCGGCTGCACCTGGTGACCGACCGCGCCCGGGTGGCCCGGCTGGCCGACCTGGTGGCCGCGTCCGACCGGATCCGCTTCCTGACGCCGCTGCTGCACCGCGAGATGATGGGCGAGATGCGCTGGCCGGCCAGTCTGCACGCCGCGGACGGCATCGACGTCGCCACCCTCGGGATGGACGCCGCCGATCTGGCCAAGCTCGAGGTCGCGGCCCGCGCCGACGTGATGGCCGAGCTGGCGTCCTGGGGCGGCGGGGTCGGCGCGGCGCTCGGCGACAACAGCCGGGACCGCATCAACAGCAGCTCCGCGATCGCGGTCCTGACCGTGGATGCGGCCCGGCCGGCCGACTACGTCCGCGGCGGGATGGCGCTGGAGCACCTGTGGATCCGGGCCGGACAGCACGGGCTCGGCGTCCACCCGGTGTCCCCGGTGTTCCTCTACGCCCACGACGACGCCGACCGGCGCGGGCTCTCCGAGACCTTCGCCGACGAGCTCGGTGACCTCCAGCAGCAGTTCGGTACCACCGTGGGCCTCGCTCCGTCGGAGACGCCCGTCCTGGTGCTGCGGCTCAGTCACGACACGCCGCCGCCCGCGGCGCGCAGTCGGCGACTCGACCGCGACGTGGTGTTGCCGCAGTTCCCGGCGGTGTCCCAGACCTCAGATCCGACGAACGGGCGGAAGTCATGACCGTGAAACTCACCTTGGACGACCTGGTCACCTCCGTGGCGACCGACCTGATGGGCGTCACCGCCGAGACGCTGCACGAGGCGTCGGAACGGCTGCTGCACCAGCTCGTCGACTACTTCCAGGTCGACCTGAGCTTCCTGCGGCGCAACGACCACGACCTGGGCGCGACCATCCTGGTCGCCGAGTGGCCGCCGCGCCCGGAGATCCCGGTGCCGGACCCGCTCGGGGTCATCTTCTTCGCCACCGCGGACCCGACCTTCGCCGCGCTCGAGACTCTGGACACGGTCCTCGTGGTGCGGCCCACCGCGGCCAGCGACGGCTACCAGGACCGGGTGCGGCAGGCCTCGGGCATCCCCAGCGTGTCGCTGGCGACCGTGCCGTTGATGACCCGCGACGTCACCACCGGCACCCTGGGGTTCATCAAGTACGGCGACCGGGCGTGGGAGGTCGAGGAGATCAACGCGCTGCGGGCCGTCGCGGCGCTGCTCGCCCAGCTGCAGGCCCGGGTGGCGGCCGAGGAGCGGCTGCGCTACCTGGCCTACCACGACGCGCTGACCGGGCTGGCGACGCGGCGCGCCCTCACCGACCATCTCGGCGAGCGGCTCGCCGCCGGCGCGCCCGGTCCGGTGCCGGTCATCTTCATCGACGTCGACCGGCTCAAGGCGCTCAACAGCTTCCTCGGACACGCCGCCGGTGACCAGTTCCTGGCCACCCTCGCCGACCGGATGAAGAACGCCTCGCCCCGCCACCACCTGCTGGCCCGGCTCGGCGGCGACGAGTTCGTCGCCATCATGGACGGGCCGGCCGACGAGGCCGAGGCCGCCGCCTACGCCGACCTGCTGCGCCGGGTCGCCAACGAGCCGGTCCAGGTCGGCGGCGAGGAGATCAGCCGGGCGGTGAGCATCGGACTCGCGCTGGGCGAGCCCGGCGTGTCCAACGTGTCGGAGCTGATGAACCAGGCCGATCAGGCGATGCTGCAGGCCAAGTCGCGGGGCGGCAACGAGATCGCCGTGTTCACCGGTGAGATGCGCCGGCAGAACGAGATCCGCACCGACATCGAGCTGCACCTGGTCACCGCGATCCGCACCGGGTCGCTGCTGCTGCACTACCAGCCGGAGGTCGACATGATGACCGGCGCGGTGACCGGCATCGAGGCCCTGGTGCGCTGGCCGCACCCGAACCTGGGCCTGCTGCCGCCCGGCGCGTTCATCGACGTCATCGAGACCACCAACCTGGCCGGGGAGCTCGGCCGCTGGGTGCTCGAGACGGGGTGCCGGCAGCTGCGGAAGTGGCACCGGATGTTCCCGGACAGCGAGCCCGTCGGTCTCAGCGTCAACGTCACCCCGGCCGAGCTGATCACCCGCGACTTCGTCTCCACCGTCGCGCAGATCCTCGCCGACGCCGACCTCGCCGGTGAGCACCTGACCCTGGAGATCACCGAGAAGGCGATCGTGCGCGACACCGAGCAGGCGCTGGCCACCCTGCGTGGGCTGAAGGAGATCGGCGTCAAGGTCGCCATCGACGACTTCGGCACCGGCTACAGCTCACTCGCCCAGCTGAAGTCGCTGCCCGTCGACGGGCTCAAGATCGACCGCGGTTTCGTCCGCGACCTCGGGGTCAGCGCCGACGACCTGGCGATCGTGCGCTCGATCATCGGGCTGGCCGGCTCGTTCGGCCTGAACATCGTCGCCGAGGGCGTCGAGACCGAGTTGGCCGCGGCCACTCTCGTCGCGCTGGGCTGCACCCGGGCCCAGGGGTTCCTGTACGCGAAGCCGTGCAGCGCCGAGGAGATCGGCACGGTGCTGGAGATGAAGCGGTTCCAGGTCAAGCGGATGCTCTGACCCGGCCGGTTCAGTCGTCCGGGACCGCCAGCCGGTAGCCCCGTTTGACCACCGTGCGCACGACGTCCGGCCGGCCCAGCAGGGTGCGCAACCGGGCGACCGCCACCTCGACGGCGTGCTCGTCCCGGCTCTCCCCCGGCAGCGCCGTGAGCAGGTCGGCCCGGGTCAGCACCTGACCCGGCCGGGCCGACAACGCCCGCAGCAGCGACATCCCCACCGGCGGCAGCGCGATCCAGCGGCCGTCGAGGACGACGCCGTGGCCCCGGATGTCCAGCGTCCCGGCGGCCAGCGGGACCGTCCGGCCCGACCGTCGCGGCACCTGCAGCACGATCTCGCGGACCAGGGCACCGAGCCGGAAACGCTCCGGCTGCACGATCGGGACGCCCGCACGCTCCAGGGGTGCCGCGGTCACGGAGCCGACGCAGGCGGCGACCACGTCGGTCCGCAGCGCCTCCCGCACCGCCGGTCCGTGGCCG is drawn from Nakamurella deserti and contains these coding sequences:
- a CDS encoding glycosyltransferase codes for the protein MTRRSPGRVSRLASTAVLGFLGLKTATLAANLALFPTVRTRPGDRAPGAALLVPVRDEASRLPDTLPGLLAAGASEIVFLDDGSTDGTAALIERTVDGMRSAGTLPGSVSVRVVTGAPRPAGWAGKTWACAQLADATDAELLVYCDADVRLAPGAVPAVVAEMSRQGADVFSVFPRQLVGGWSERLLAPLITDVVLCFLPFPLLAVPVPAARSAATAQGALLAFSRSGYRRLGGFAAVRAEVVEDVAVARRARRLDLRLGLALGGDAVRVRMYRTHAEVVAGFGRGLTPVTGGRRWLVAVGLAWHLLAYTAPPLLARSRRWRVAALLGIVERVLVEGKTGGRDWPAAALVSAAPVAAVPVVRQALRREQIWKGRRYS
- a CDS encoding lysophospholipid acyltransferase family protein, translated to MTPVPRAASQLRGRVAGSVRVGAEGALRGGIDQLVRRNLRGVWVAGELPTGPCVWAANHHSWWDFFVAAAALRAAGRRDVGVLMEAGNVGRQSLFESVGAVGTDQLRTAVEMLRDGLVLVVFPEGELRPAGPVGPVRPGARWLADRSGASLRAVATRVLLRGQQAPEGYLRVSAPLTPDDDLGRALADGVAGLDAALAAADPMQALPGFRAAVTGVRSWNERFAALRGGR
- a CDS encoding polyprenyl synthetase family protein, producing MTVPTDVVDAVEDLLQAALDRLSEPGRSGSRRIVAAGGKRLRPELLLRCAALGAGDGPGGLDADPAQRVATLSAAAAVELLHSATLLHDDLLDGSDTRRGVAAVHRAEGLLTAVIAGDALIAQSWRLIARSGPDDAEDLADALADMCSGEELEAALAFDPAARPLDVLRVAQLKTGALLRAACRIGGRRAGLTEVQVRALGAYGSDFGVALQLVDDVLDVASEPALLGKPCGADFVAGTVTMPTVYAIADGTRSAELLDLLRPGLDGAGADHARALVLAAGGAERTAELARSFARRAAKAMMSVTTTAPTAAFPAAQEAARALAALPLSYVDAQLEAKVAARVELLAPRTSSEDVALLAGLDGHGSAAG
- a CDS encoding UbiA family prenyltransferase — encoded protein: MAGTDAPRPDAAPGTSPAAVVRGLAGACHPAPTVAVTTLTTALAVGAGTGAGTVVLILLAVLAGQLSIGWSNDWLDAARDREVARTDKPVAAGTIPVGVVRTAALAALVAAVLLSAPLGGPAAAVHLLAVVGSGWLYNLGLKRIWASWVPYVVCFGLLPAVVTLSTPGRLWPPGWAMAAGALLGFGAHLANVLPDLDDDAATGVRGFPHRLGRTRTAVLAPVALGAATVCVVFGPPGAPGVLGVVVLVSAVGTAVAAAMLALTRPGGRAPFLLTLAVAALDVVVLVASGTRLT
- a CDS encoding NAD(P)/FAD-dependent oxidoreductase; the protein is MIDLLVAGGGPAGLGTALFAARAGLEVVVVEPRPGPVDKACGEGLMPGALAALAGLGVRPAGHPIRGIRYTDGSRQAVAAFPAAAGRGVRRTVLHEALREAAVAAGVTLHQGRIGAVEQDGDRVGAGGLTARYLAAADGLHSPVRAALGLDLPDTGPRRYGLRRHYAVAPWTDLVDVHWAADSEAYVTPVGPDLVGVALLGGRSAGFEESLRAFPALRERLPDDAVTATRGAGPLRQRVRARVAGRVLLVGDAAGYVDALTGEGIAVSLGCAAALVDAVVADRPATYERTWRRASRRYRWITGSLLWTRRRPSLARAIVPAAAALPPVFRAAVGQLARG
- a CDS encoding isoprenylcysteine carboxyl methyltransferase family protein — encoded protein: MSAAGWFTVLVLLVGVERVAELVLSTRNAAWSMAQGGREYGLGHFPAMVVLHTALLFGALAEVWLADRPFVPWLGWPMLAIVVASQALRWWCIGTLGRRWNTRIIIVPGLPLVGGGPYRFLRHPNYVAVVLEGVALPLVGTAWITALVFTVLNAALLTVRIRAEDRALALLPAAPAPSR
- a CDS encoding type III polyketide synthase; translated protein: MTRIVAVNPVLPLNSYPQDAITEVFAEVCLPPDGRRELVRRLHGSARVGRRHLALELDDYRRLDDFGASNDAFIRVGVELGAQAVDGALKAAGLDPSDVDLIISTTVTGVAVPSLDARVASALGMRADVKRVPMLGLGCLAGAAGIARLHDYLEGHPDQVAVLMAVELCSLTLQRHDASTANLVASGLFGDGAAAVVAVGRDRRPPAGVTWTAPRVVDSVSHLYPDTERAMGWDIGAEGFKIVLGSEVPTLVEQYLGDDVRGFLGRHGLAVDDIGTWVAHPGGPKVMQAVESTLGLPDDALAVSWRSLAEIGNLSSASVLHVLSETLAARPPGDGQPAVLMAMGPGFCSELVLLEW
- a CDS encoding Rv1355c family protein → MSRRPLFARRPAPAGTDAHRAVVLDAADPSDATELRRLRRRRDVTVVDQRAGLAAELTEVRPPVADTTGGSTWAWYPWRRTLVAVPPESVFHLLRLDRNRNKITVAEQNRFRELRIGVVGLSVGHAIAYTLAQEGLCGGLRLADLDSIELSNLNRIPASLCDLGTNKAVAVARRVAELDPYLDTQVYLDGLTEECMDEFFDGLDLVIEECDSLDMKFRIREEARRRGVPVLMETSDRGLFDVERFDLDPQRPLFHGLLGEVSADTLRGLSTEDKAPHVMRILQTGDLSARMAASMVEIDRTVSTWPQLAGDVQLGGATVAAAVRRFGRGQHLPSGRVRVDLDRTLAALDTSDCAVPRATAPDVDARAADAAVDLTAVDPGPADAVVHAVRLAPSGGNIQPWTLTPTPDGGVDIHLDPARTSALDVAFRGSYVAIGAAAFNATVAAARHGRKATVTAFPAGPASGPVVSVALSPGTDPELAALYPAMVRRITDRAYGRVRPLEPAVAAALQAPVAAVGARLHLVTDRARVARLADLVAASDRIRFLTPLLHREMMGEMRWPASLHAADGIDVATLGMDAADLAKLEVAARADVMAELASWGGGVGAALGDNSRDRINSSSAIAVLTVDAARPADYVRGGMALEHLWIRAGQHGLGVHPVSPVFLYAHDDADRRGLSETFADELGDLQQQFGTTVGLAPSETPVLVLRLSHDTPPPAARSRRLDRDVVLPQFPAVSQTSDPTNGRKS